In Triticum urartu cultivar G1812 chromosome 6, Tu2.1, whole genome shotgun sequence, the following proteins share a genomic window:
- the LOC125516019 gene encoding E3 ubiquitin-protein ligase SINAT2-like: protein MAPGSSIVSVTEVPESDCGDRGLSEALSSIRLDGDSTSKPSWAASLVNVGLSSLTGLNDLLECPVCTNSMRPPILQCPNGHTICSSCKHRVDNHCPTCRQELGNIRCLALEKVAESIQLPCKYQSLGCTEIHPYQNKLKHEELCRFRPYSCPYAGSECLIAGDVPMLVSHLINDHKVDLHEGCTFNHRYVKSNPYEVENATWMLTVFKCFGQHFCLHFEAFLLGMSPVYMAFLRFMGEESEARSFCYSLEVGGNGRKLTWQGTPRSIRDGHKKVRDSFDGLIIHRNMALFFSSGTRQELKLRVTGRIWKEQ, encoded by the exons ATGGCCCCAGGAAGCAGCATTGTGAGTGTGACTGAAGTTCCTGAGTCAGATTGTGGCGACCGTGGGCTCTCCGAGGCACTCAGTAGTATTAGGCTTGATGGAGATTCTACAAGTAAGCCCTCCTGGGCTGCGTCACTTGTCAATGTTGGTTTGTCATCATTGACTGGCTTGAATGATTTGCTCGAGTGTCCAGTGTGTACAAACTCAATGCGGCCACCTATACTTCAG TGCCCAAATGGCCACACAATTTGCTCCAGCTGTAAGCATAGGGTAGACAACCATTGCCCCACTTGCCGCCAGGAGCTGGGAAATATCAGATGCTTGGCTCTCGAGAAGGTGGCCGAATCGATTCAGCTTCCATGCAAATACCAAAGCCTGGGCTGCACCGAGATCCATCCTTACCAGAACAAACTTAAGCACGAGGAGCTCTGCAGGTTCAGGCCATACAGCTGTCCATATGCAGGTTCAGAGTGCCTCATTGCAGGTGACGTTCCGATGCTCGTGTCTCATCTCATCAATGACCACAAGGTGGACTTGCACGAAGGCTGCACCTTTAACCACCGCTATGTGAAGTCCAACCCTTACGAAGTGGAAAACGCAACATGGATGCTCACT GTTTTCAAGTGTTTCGGGCAGCACTTCTGCCTCCACTTCGAGGCGTTCCTGCTGGGGATGTCCCCGGTGTACATGGCGTTCCTGCGGTTCATGGGGGAGGAGAGTGAGGCTCGGAGCTTCTGCTACAGCCTGGAGGTGGGCGGGAACGGGCGGAAGCTGACGTGGCAGGGCACGCCGCGGAGCATCCGGGACGGGCACAAGAAGGTGCGGGACAGCTTCGACGGGCTCATCATCCACCGCAACATGGCCCTCTTCTTCTCCAGCGGCACCCGGCAGGAGCTCAAGCTGCGCGTGACCGGCCGCATCTGGAAGGAGCAGTGA
- the LOC125516020 gene encoding ADP-ribosylation factor-like, with amino-acid sequence MGQALRRLFDSFFSTKEMRVVMLGLDSAGKTTILYRLHLGEVLQTVPTVGFNVEKVQYKNVAFTVWDVGGQEKLRQLWRMYLSNSDALIYVVDSLDRERIEDARQEFQTIIKDPLMANSIILVLANKQDLKGSMSPEEVIEGLGLHDLKNRIWHIQGTCALRGEGLYDGLDWLASTLKQLQETGHATSIAGPSI; translated from the exons ATGGGGCAGGCGCTGCGCAGGCTCTTCGACTCCTTCTTCTCCACCAAGGAGATGAGG GTTGTGATGCTTGGTTTGGATTCAGCTGGCAAAACAACAATCTTGTATAGGCTGCACCTGGGGGAGGTTCTTCAAACTGTGCCTACAGTAG GTTTTAACGTCGAGAAGGTTCAGTACAAGAATGTGGCATTTACTGTGTGGGATGTTGGTGGACAAGAAAAGCTCAGACAATTATGGAGGATGTACCTCAGCAATTCTGATGCACTG ATCTATGTTGTGGATTCTTTGGACAGAGAAAGGATCGAAGATGCCAGACAAGAATTCCAG ACCATTATCAAGGACCCTTTGATGGCAAACAGCATAATCTTGGTATTAGCAAACAAACAGGACTTG AAAGGTTCAATGAGCCCGGAGGAGGTCATTGAAGGGCTGGGCCTGCATGATCTCAAGAACAGGATATGGCACATACAGGGGACGTGTGCGCTCCGCGGCGAGGGCCTCTACGACGGGCTCGACTGGCTCGCGTCCACCCTGAAGCAGCTGCAGGAGACAGGCCATGCTACTTCAATTGCTGGACCTTCTATCTAG
- the LOC125513262 gene encoding probable sodium/metabolite cotransporter BASS3, chloroplastic, protein MSVAVVAASSSLPSRYALAHANSHRPLRPLRFISSPPQPCASPASLLRRRRAAAPTTFCSAPSLGRVGWPRREGSAWLLSFSAEADASPSDAEGAVDPSEAVSALLPLVVVATAVAALGNPATFSWVSKELYAPALGGIMLSIGIKLSFDDFALAFKRPVPLSIGYMAQYMLKPLLGVLIARVFRMPSAFFAGFMLTCCVSGAQLSSYASFLGKGDVALSILLTTYSTISSVIVTPILTGLLIGSVVPVNGIAMAKSILQVVLLPVTLGLLLNTYAKPVVNVIQPVMPFVAMVCTSLCIGSPLAINRTMLLSSQGFMLLLPIVTFHIAAFVVGYWVSKLPQLRQEEPVCRTISVCTGMQSSTLAGLLATQFLGISQAVPAACSVVVMAIFGLTLASYWGSGMRIRDLPLRFFPQASADARS, encoded by the exons ATGTCCGTCGCCGTggtggccgcctcctcctccctcccctcTCGCTACGCACTGGCCCACGCCAACTCGCACCGTCCTCTCCGCCCCCTGCGCTTCATCTCTTCCCCGCCGCAGCCGTGCGCCTCCCCAGCGTCCctcctccggcggcggcgggcggcggcgcccaCCACCTTCTGCTCCGCGCCGTCGCTCGGCCGCGTCGGCTGGCCGCGCCGCGAGGGGAGCGCCTGGCTGCTCTCCTTCAGCGCCGAGGCCGATGCCTCCCCGTCGGACGCGGAGGGGGCCGTGGACCCCTCGGAGGCGGTCTCCGCGCTGCTCCCGCTCGTCGTCGTCGCCACGGCCGTCGCCGCCCTCGGCAAccctgccaccttctcctg GGTGTCCAAGGAGCTGTACGCACCTGCACTTGGGGGCATTATGCTCTCCATTGGCATCAAACTATCCTTCGACGACTTCGCTCTGGCCTTCAAGAG GCCTGTGCCGCTGTCGATTGGGTACATGGCCCAGTACATGCTGAAGCCGCTGCTGGGGGTGCTAATCGCAAGGGTGTTCCGGATGCCATCAGCCTTCTTCGCGGGTTTCATGCTTACATGCTGTGTCTCGGGTGCGCAGCTTTCGAGCTATGCTAGCTTCCTGGGGAAAGGAGATGTTGCGTTGAGTATTCTGCTCACAACCTACTCCACCATATCTTCGGTGATTGTGACACCTATTCTCACTGGTTTGTTGATTGGTTCAGTGGTTCCGGTTAATGGAATTGCAATGGCGAAATCGATTCTCCAG GTGGTTCTTCTGCCTGTGACACTAGGTCTCCTTCTGAATACCTATGCAAAACCAGTGGTTAATGTCATACAACCAGTGATGCCATTTGTTGCTATGGTGTGCACATCACTCTGTATTGGGAGCCCTCTTGCTATAAATAGGACCATGCTCCTCTCATCACAGGGATTCATGTTACTTCTCCCCATAGTGACTTTCCACATTGCGGCCTTTGTTGTGGGTTACTGGGTTTCCAAGTTGCCTCAGTTGAG GCAAGAAGAACCAGTTTGTAGGACTATATCAGTGTGTACTGGAATGCAGAGCTCCACCCTAGCTGGGCTTCTTGCTACCCAGTTTCTTGGAATTAGTCAGGCAGTTCCTGCAGCATGTTCTGTTGTTGTCATGGCAATATTTGGTTTGACTCTTGCATCGTACTGGGGAAGTGGTATGCGAATAAGGGACCTTCCTTTGAGATTCTTTCCACAAGCTTCCGCTGATGCGAGATCATGA